From a region of the uncultured Draconibacterium sp. genome:
- a CDS encoding SoxR reducing system RseC family protein: MQIAKFTATKSIIRHKGFVKAIKATSLTVNIVSQSACSTCHAQGACSVSDFQDKEIEVTEYKGNYKIGDEVTILFKQSKGFTALIWGYVVPFFVVLGTLIIALEVTGDELKSGLLSLFILVPYYITLYFFRHLLKKVLKFELEETN, from the coding sequence CTGCAAATAGCAAAATTTACAGCTACGAAATCAATAATTCGACATAAGGGCTTTGTTAAAGCAATAAAAGCTACTTCGCTTACTGTGAATATTGTAAGCCAGTCGGCCTGCTCAACTTGTCACGCACAGGGCGCCTGTTCGGTTTCCGATTTCCAGGACAAGGAAATTGAGGTTACCGAATATAAAGGCAACTACAAAATTGGCGACGAGGTCACCATTCTTTTTAAACAATCAAAAGGTTTTACCGCACTTATCTGGGGTTATGTAGTTCCGTTTTTTGTTGTATTGGGCACCTTGATTATCGCCCTCGAAGTTACCGGCGACGAACTAAAATCGGGGCTTCTCTCCTTATTCATTCTGGTACCATACTATATAACATTATATTTTTTTAGGCATTTATTAAAAAAAGTACTGAAATTCGAACTCGAAGAAACCAATTAA
- a CDS encoding monovalent cation:proton antiporter-2 (CPA2) family protein, with protein sequence MHNQEFFLNALIYLGAAVVSVPIAKKLGLGSVLGYLLAGIIIGPFVLRLVGNEAGEVMHFAEFGVVLMLFIIGLELEPKLLWKMRRSIFGLGGLQVLITAGLITGVALLFKFQLNRAVAIGLILALSSTAIVLQTLSEKGLMRNIAGRSAFSVLLFQDMAVIPILALLPLIATLGTPATLSDTSIESIGQVAQLPGWLQLLIIIGAITVMVIIGRFAARHIFRLVAETGLHEVFVALALLMVIGIALGMDAIGLSPALGTFIAGVVLADSEYRHELETTIDPFKGLLLGLFFISVGAGINFNLLIENPWLIIGFVLLLIFIKFVVLLILGRIFRLKKGFEFLFAFLLAQASEFAFVLISFSKQNKLFDEQTSGMLLLVVTLSMAISPLLLIFNDKAVSPILARWQNKLEYDEIEDEETPVILAGFGRFGLTVGRILIANGIKVTILDNNPSNVETLRKYGFKLYFGDITRPTMLEKAGIEKARLLILSMAEHENALKVAEIVRKKYPHVKILARANDIFHVFEYLNLNINKVQRENFHSAAELGNNALVELGFSKYEAYRATRTFKHHEHQVTEELYQHWLEDQSKFIQETRRFEEQVKETLQAEKNYSIHDSDCAWDVDSLKDEAKKQK encoded by the coding sequence ATGCATAATCAGGAATTCTTTTTAAACGCTTTAATTTACCTTGGAGCAGCAGTTGTTTCTGTTCCAATCGCCAAAAAACTGGGTCTTGGTTCGGTGCTGGGCTACCTGCTTGCCGGAATTATTATCGGACCATTTGTTTTAAGACTGGTGGGAAACGAAGCCGGAGAAGTTATGCATTTTGCCGAGTTTGGTGTTGTGCTTATGCTGTTTATTATTGGCCTTGAACTGGAGCCGAAACTCTTGTGGAAAATGCGGCGATCAATTTTTGGACTCGGGGGATTGCAAGTACTCATAACTGCCGGATTAATTACGGGAGTAGCTCTTTTGTTCAAATTTCAGCTAAACCGTGCTGTTGCCATTGGGCTTATTCTTGCGCTTTCGTCAACAGCAATTGTACTGCAAACTTTAAGCGAAAAAGGATTAATGCGCAATATTGCAGGTCGGTCAGCTTTTTCGGTCTTACTATTTCAGGATATGGCGGTGATTCCAATTCTTGCATTATTGCCTCTTATTGCAACTCTTGGAACTCCGGCTACTCTTTCCGACACATCGATAGAAAGCATTGGACAGGTAGCTCAGCTACCCGGCTGGCTACAACTATTAATAATCATCGGCGCCATTACTGTTATGGTAATTATTGGTCGTTTTGCAGCCCGTCATATTTTTCGTTTAGTTGCCGAAACAGGTTTACACGAGGTTTTTGTTGCCTTGGCACTGCTTATGGTTATTGGCATTGCGCTGGGTATGGATGCCATTGGACTCTCTCCGGCACTGGGAACCTTTATTGCCGGTGTGGTTTTAGCCGACAGCGAATACCGCCACGAGTTGGAAACAACCATCGATCCGTTTAAAGGATTACTGCTCGGACTATTTTTTATTTCGGTTGGTGCCGGTATAAATTTTAACCTGTTGATTGAAAATCCCTGGTTGATTATTGGTTTTGTGTTGCTTTTAATATTTATAAAATTTGTAGTACTCTTAATTTTAGGAAGAATATTCAGACTAAAAAAAGGGTTCGAGTTTCTTTTTGCCTTTTTACTTGCCCAGGCCAGCGAATTTGCTTTTGTTCTCATATCCTTCTCGAAACAAAACAAATTGTTCGACGAGCAAACTTCGGGCATGTTGTTGCTGGTAGTTACCTTATCGATGGCCATTTCGCCACTGCTGCTAATTTTTAACGACAAAGCAGTGAGCCCGATTTTGGCACGCTGGCAAAACAAACTGGAATACGACGAGATTGAAGATGAAGAAACTCCTGTAATTCTTGCCGGATTTGGGCGCTTTGGATTAACCGTTGGACGAATTCTTATAGCCAATGGAATAAAAGTTACCATCCTTGATAACAACCCATCGAACGTTGAAACGCTGCGTAAATATGGTTTTAAACTGTATTTTGGTGATATTACCCGCCCTACAATGCTCGAAAAAGCCGGAATTGAAAAAGCCCGTTTACTTATATTAAGTATGGCCGAACATGAAAATGCGCTGAAAGTGGCCGAAATTGTGCGCAAAAAATACCCACACGTAAAAATACTGGCACGTGCCAACGATATATTTCATGTATTTGAATACCTGAATTTAAACATCAACAAAGTACAGCGCGAAAACTTCCACTCAGCGGCCGAGCTGGGTAACAACGCACTGGTTGAGCTGGGTTTTTCGAAATATGAAGCCTACCGTGCCACACGCACTTTTAAACACCACGAACACCAGGTTACCGAAGAACTTTACCAGCACTGGCTGGAAGACCAAAGCAAATTTATTCAGGAAACCCGTCGTTTTGAGGAACAGGTAAAAGAAACCTTGCAGGCGGAAAAGAACTATTCAATTCATGACTCCGACTGTGCATGGGATGTGGATTCACTAAAAGATGAAGCTAAAAAACAGAAGTAG
- a CDS encoding NAD(P)H-dependent oxidoreductase has protein sequence MKKILILFAHPAFQKSLINKTLMEAIKDLEGVTINNLYEKYPDFFIDVPVEQKLLTEHDIIIWHHPFYWYSAPAIIKEWMDLVLQHGFAYGTHGRALEGKWAMSCISTGGRKEVYSAEGKNRYTINQFLAPFIQSASLCRMINLPPFVVHGSHTLNIDHIKKIADDYRSVIKMLRDNNIDSERMNTIEYMNEIIEHDA, from the coding sequence ATGAAAAAAATATTAATACTTTTTGCACATCCGGCTTTTCAAAAGTCACTTATCAACAAAACGCTAATGGAAGCGATTAAAGATTTGGAGGGCGTTACCATTAATAATTTGTATGAAAAGTATCCCGATTTTTTTATTGATGTGCCTGTTGAGCAAAAACTATTGACCGAGCACGATATCATTATCTGGCACCATCCGTTTTACTGGTATAGTGCCCCGGCTATTATCAAAGAGTGGATGGATTTGGTGCTTCAACATGGTTTTGCATATGGCACACATGGGCGGGCACTTGAAGGGAAATGGGCCATGTCGTGCATTTCAACCGGCGGAAGAAAAGAAGTATACAGTGCCGAGGGAAAAAACCGGTACACTATAAACCAGTTTTTGGCGCCTTTTATACAGTCGGCCAGTCTTTGCCGGATGATAAACCTGCCGCCTTTTGTAGTGCACGGTTCGCATACACTAAACATCGATCATATTAAAAAAATTGCAGATGATTACAGGTCGGTGATTAAGATGCTTCGCGACAACAATATCGATTCTGAACGAATGAATACAATTGAGTATATGAACGAAATAATTGAGCACGATGCATAA
- a CDS encoding MG2 domain-containing protein, with amino-acid sequence MKKFIVPLFFLLLIAVSCKKNNKTNVDPGVEFAHYVQAYTSGVISSRTTISVYLTKPVELDGPAGELFEFKPNIKGETVQVGDRIFEFRSSEPLKQGTEYEASFFLGKVLNVKNDLQEMPFRFSTVPQSFTVTVEGLTNYEDIGATQMQLNGYVLTADVAEALAVENILTTRLDGEELPVTWDHDTGGRKHFFTVDSISRLQDDAGKLVVKWDGSSLDIDDTGMKELEVPALSDFKVLEADVVQQPEQCVTIRFSDALLKTQDLTGLIELKNNKNLRFELVGNLVKVWIDKRITGEVNLSVHEGIKSSNYARLKSGENFLLQFTNAEPKVRLLGKGVIVPQSESMIFPFEAISLNAVDVRIIQIFKDNVAQFFQENSINGDENLKQVGRLVYEKKVDLYSDEPISYNNWNTFKIDMAKMVDIEQGAIYRVELRFRKEYSLYNCPDNETEESLQETDFNQEEDYKTNWDTPGWYSMYYYPDGYNWRERDNPCHVSYYNYDRFVSKNIMASQLGIVAKEGKDHRMFFAVSNLLNTAPESDVDLKLYNFQHQLIESVKTDSRGLAEVDLKKKPFLLIAQKGNQFGYLRLDDGTSLSVSNFNVSGQEITDGMKGFIYGERDVWRPGDTMFLNFILETTAARPENHPVIFSLINPKDQQVERRVVTNNENGFYQLRTTTEKDAPTGNWRAEVQVGNSRFSKRVKIETIKPNRLKIDLDLPEDKVLDESNDVVPITASWLHGSPAKSLKAKVEVMLAKTNTTFEDYPNYSFTDPATSYALKEQTVFDGKLDETGKAKVPFVLEGLDNAPGMLNVWFTSRVFESGGDFSTSISNAKYSPFESYVGVRMPESDDNWYTTDTDYLPEIVTVDKNGKPVSGDDLEVLLYKINWRWWWESGSENLAHYVSGRYYQPVSNWTIPDAQHKSKIKLNVKYNNWQDNGRYFLWVKDNTSGHSTGTTFYMSKWGSWRSDGMEQGATMLSVRTDKEKYNVGDDIEVIIPSSKAGKALVSLENGTEVLDMFWVETTDKETRFTLKANKKMAPNFYVNVSLIQAYESTENDAPLRLYGIIPVKVEDPETILQPQIKTSNEIEPETNYTVEVSEKAGKKMTYTLAIVDEGLLGLTNYKTPNPHYSFYQREALGVKTWDMYDYVVGAYGARLEKAFAVGGDGSLVETDKKEANRFKPVVQFAGPFTLEAGKTQKHEFKMPNYIGAVRMMVVAGNQGAYGAEEISVPVRKGLMLLATVPRKLAPLETFDLPVDVFAMKDNLKNVSVSVKTNELFELVGDKENSIQFTETGEKMTFFKLKVKDDIGVGKIVVEAKSGNERATYEVEVDVRNPNLQLVKQNAKLVPGNESWTCNLQSPGTPGTNEAWIEISGFPPLNLAKHLDYLIQYPHGCVEQVTSSVFPQLFLGQLTDLTADQKLEIEDNVRKALVKLQSYQLGSGGFSYWPGSAYVNSWATNYVGHFILMAEKAGYSLPFGLKDKWLRYQQSEARNWKGNQYFAHYSQLRNYDLTQAYRLYTLALAGSPDMGAMNRLREKGSKASDVSWRLASAYILAGKKDAAGQLVVNLTTEVTDYTEFGGTFGSSLRDKAMLLDALTLLKDQENAFEMLKSISDELNSRDWLSTQTAAWCLYAAARFSEEFYTDGNETAFELTLNGKKQQLRTKIPVVKIPVENGTADKVSVEFENKGSSATYVRVVAKGVPSGIDSVSSSANLVMNVKYLDSANKEINPESIEQGTDFRMEVTVKHPGKRVEYEEMVLSALIPSGWEILNKRIGDVPGEESNFEYQDIRDDRIYTYFDLEINEQKTFVFYLNAAYKGRFYQPPVSCEAMYDNSVNARKAGRMVVVK; translated from the coding sequence GTGAAAAAGTTTATTGTCCCCTTGTTTTTTCTGCTTCTTATTGCTGTTTCATGCAAAAAAAATAACAAAACAAACGTTGATCCCGGAGTGGAGTTTGCTCATTACGTACAGGCATACACCAGTGGCGTAATTTCCAGTAGAACAACTATCTCTGTATACCTGACCAAACCCGTGGAGTTGGATGGTCCGGCAGGCGAACTTTTCGAATTTAAACCGAATATAAAGGGAGAAACCGTGCAAGTTGGTGATCGTATTTTTGAGTTTCGTTCTTCGGAGCCATTAAAACAAGGTACTGAATACGAAGCCAGTTTTTTCCTGGGCAAGGTATTGAATGTAAAAAACGATTTGCAGGAAATGCCATTTCGGTTTTCAACGGTACCACAATCGTTTACCGTTACGGTTGAAGGGTTAACGAACTACGAAGATATTGGGGCTACTCAGATGCAGTTAAACGGTTATGTTTTAACTGCCGATGTTGCCGAGGCACTGGCTGTTGAAAACATACTGACAACCCGTTTGGACGGCGAAGAGCTGCCCGTAACCTGGGATCATGATACTGGCGGACGCAAACACTTTTTTACCGTAGATAGTATTTCCCGTTTGCAGGATGATGCCGGAAAACTTGTGGTTAAATGGGATGGTAGTTCGCTCGATATAGATGATACCGGAATGAAAGAACTTGAAGTTCCTGCATTAAGCGATTTTAAAGTGCTTGAGGCAGATGTGGTTCAGCAACCGGAACAATGTGTTACTATCCGGTTTTCAGATGCATTGCTAAAAACACAGGACCTTACAGGATTAATAGAACTGAAAAATAATAAGAACCTGAGGTTTGAACTGGTCGGCAATCTGGTGAAAGTTTGGATTGATAAAAGAATTACCGGTGAAGTAAACTTATCCGTTCACGAAGGAATTAAAAGTAGTAATTACGCACGCCTGAAATCGGGAGAGAACTTTTTGTTACAATTTACCAATGCCGAACCAAAGGTGAGGTTATTGGGTAAAGGTGTAATTGTTCCGCAAAGCGAATCAATGATTTTTCCTTTTGAAGCAATAAGTTTAAATGCCGTCGATGTTCGGATTATTCAGATTTTTAAAGATAATGTTGCTCAGTTTTTTCAGGAGAACAGCATTAACGGAGACGAAAACTTAAAACAAGTTGGGCGTTTAGTGTACGAAAAAAAGGTTGATCTGTATTCTGATGAACCGATTAGTTACAATAACTGGAACACCTTTAAAATTGATATGGCCAAAATGGTAGATATTGAGCAGGGAGCCATTTATAGAGTGGAGTTGCGTTTTCGTAAAGAATATTCGTTGTACAATTGCCCCGATAACGAAACGGAAGAAAGCCTGCAGGAAACAGATTTCAACCAGGAGGAAGACTATAAAACCAACTGGGATACTCCCGGCTGGTATAGCATGTACTATTATCCCGACGGTTACAACTGGCGCGAACGTGATAATCCGTGTCATGTTTCATATTACAATTACGACCGGTTTGTGAGCAAAAATATAATGGCTTCGCAATTGGGAATTGTTGCCAAAGAAGGAAAAGATCACCGGATGTTTTTCGCTGTTTCCAATTTGTTAAACACCGCTCCGGAAAGCGATGTTGATTTGAAGCTATATAATTTTCAGCATCAGCTAATAGAAAGTGTAAAAACAGATTCGCGAGGTTTGGCAGAAGTAGACTTAAAGAAAAAACCATTTTTGTTGATTGCTCAAAAAGGAAATCAATTTGGCTATTTACGTTTGGATGACGGAACTTCGCTATCGGTAAGTAATTTTAATGTTTCGGGACAGGAAATAACCGATGGAATGAAAGGATTTATTTATGGCGAACGCGATGTTTGGCGTCCCGGCGATACAATGTTTCTCAATTTCATCCTGGAAACAACTGCAGCCCGTCCCGAAAATCATCCGGTAATTTTTAGCCTGATTAACCCAAAAGATCAACAGGTAGAACGACGTGTGGTAACCAACAACGAAAATGGTTTTTACCAATTAAGAACAACAACCGAAAAAGATGCGCCAACCGGCAATTGGCGTGCAGAAGTACAGGTTGGTAACAGCCGGTTTTCAAAACGGGTAAAAATTGAAACCATAAAACCCAACCGTTTAAAAATTGACCTCGATTTGCCCGAAGATAAAGTGCTTGATGAAAGTAACGATGTAGTGCCGATTACAGCAAGTTGGTTACACGGTAGCCCCGCAAAATCGCTAAAAGCAAAAGTTGAGGTAATGTTGGCCAAAACCAATACAACATTTGAAGATTATCCAAACTATTCGTTTACCGATCCGGCAACAAGTTATGCGCTAAAAGAACAAACTGTTTTTGATGGGAAATTGGACGAAACCGGAAAAGCAAAAGTTCCTTTCGTACTGGAAGGACTGGATAATGCCCCCGGAATGCTGAATGTTTGGTTTACATCGCGGGTGTTCGAAAGTGGAGGAGATTTTAGTACGTCGATAAGCAACGCGAAATATTCGCCTTTCGAATCGTATGTTGGTGTGCGAATGCCTGAATCGGACGATAACTGGTACACCACCGATACCGATTATTTGCCGGAGATTGTTACGGTAGATAAAAACGGCAAACCGGTTTCCGGAGACGATCTGGAAGTTCTGCTTTATAAAATCAACTGGCGCTGGTGGTGGGAGTCGGGTTCTGAAAACCTGGCACATTACGTTTCGGGCCGATATTATCAGCCGGTGAGTAACTGGACTATTCCGGATGCACAACATAAATCAAAAATTAAACTCAATGTAAAATACAACAACTGGCAGGATAACGGCCGTTACTTTTTGTGGGTGAAAGACAACACTTCGGGGCATTCAACCGGAACCACTTTTTACATGTCGAAATGGGGAAGCTGGCGCTCGGATGGAATGGAGCAGGGGGCAACTATGCTTAGCGTGCGAACCGATAAAGAAAAATACAATGTTGGCGACGATATTGAAGTAATTATTCCATCGTCGAAAGCGGGAAAAGCACTGGTAAGCCTTGAAAACGGAACCGAAGTGCTGGATATGTTTTGGGTAGAAACCACGGATAAAGAAACGCGTTTTACGCTAAAAGCCAACAAAAAAATGGCTCCCAATTTTTATGTGAATGTAAGTTTGATTCAGGCTTACGAAAGCACCGAAAATGATGCTCCATTGCGGCTTTATGGTATAATTCCGGTAAAAGTTGAAGACCCGGAAACCATTCTTCAGCCACAGATTAAAACCAGTAACGAAATTGAACCCGAAACGAATTATACGGTGGAAGTGTCGGAAAAAGCCGGTAAAAAAATGACTTACACACTTGCCATTGTTGATGAAGGTTTGTTAGGATTAACCAATTATAAAACGCCAAATCCACACTACTCGTTTTATCAGCGCGAAGCTTTGGGCGTTAAAACCTGGGATATGTACGATTATGTGGTTGGAGCTTATGGAGCCCGCCTTGAAAAAGCCTTTGCTGTTGGTGGTGACGGAAGTTTGGTAGAAACGGATAAAAAAGAGGCCAACCGTTTTAAGCCGGTGGTGCAGTTTGCCGGGCCTTTTACGCTGGAAGCCGGGAAAACCCAAAAACACGAATTTAAAATGCCCAATTATATTGGTGCGGTTCGTATGATGGTGGTGGCCGGAAACCAGGGCGCATATGGTGCCGAAGAAATTTCGGTGCCGGTGCGTAAAGGATTGATGTTGTTGGCAACGGTTCCGCGTAAGTTGGCGCCATTGGAAACATTTGATCTTCCGGTTGATGTGTTTGCCATGAAAGATAATCTGAAAAATGTTTCAGTTTCTGTAAAAACAAATGAGTTGTTTGAGCTTGTAGGCGACAAAGAGAACTCCATTCAGTTTACTGAAACTGGTGAAAAAATGACCTTCTTTAAATTGAAGGTAAAGGACGATATTGGTGTTGGAAAAATTGTTGTTGAAGCAAAATCCGGTAACGAACGCGCCACATATGAAGTTGAGGTTGATGTGCGGAATCCGAATTTGCAGCTTGTTAAACAAAATGCAAAACTGGTTCCTGGCAACGAAAGCTGGACTTGTAATCTGCAGTCGCCGGGTACGCCGGGCACAAATGAAGCCTGGATTGAAATTTCAGGATTTCCTCCATTAAATCTCGCAAAACATCTGGATTACCTGATACAATACCCACACGGTTGTGTAGAACAGGTTACTTCATCGGTTTTCCCGCAATTGTTCCTGGGACAGTTAACCGACTTAACCGCCGACCAGAAATTGGAAATAGAAGACAATGTTCGTAAGGCACTGGTAAAATTGCAGTCGTACCAATTGGGAAGTGGAGGATTTAGTTACTGGCCCGGATCGGCATACGTTAACAGCTGGGCAACAAATTACGTCGGGCACTTTATTCTGATGGCAGAAAAGGCCGGTTATTCACTTCCATTTGGCTTAAAGGATAAATGGCTGCGCTATCAGCAATCGGAGGCCAGAAACTGGAAAGGAAATCAATATTTCGCGCATTATTCGCAATTACGAAACTACGATTTAACACAAGCCTATCGCCTGTATACCCTGGCTTTGGCCGGAAGTCCTGACATGGGAGCTATGAACCGTTTGCGCGAAAAAGGCAGCAAAGCTTCAGATGTTAGCTGGCGTTTGGCATCGGCCTATATTCTTGCCGGGAAAAAGGATGCTGCTGGGCAACTGGTTGTTAATTTAACAACCGAAGTAACAGATTATACCGAGTTTGGAGGAACTTTCGGATCATCGTTGCGCGATAAAGCCATGTTGCTTGATGCACTAACCTTGCTTAAGGATCAGGAGAATGCTTTTGAAATGCTGAAGTCGATATCGGATGAGTTGAACAGCCGCGACTGGCTGAGTACACAAACGGCTGCATGGTGTTTGTATGCCGCTGCGCGCTTCTCGGAAGAATTTTATACCGATGGTAACGAAACAGCATTCGAACTTACATTAAATGGAAAGAAACAACAATTACGCACAAAAATCCCGGTAGTTAAAATCCCGGTAGAGAACGGTACGGCAGATAAGGTTAGTGTTGAATTTGAAAACAAAGGAAGTAGTGCAACTTATGTAAGAGTTGTCGCAAAAGGAGTTCCATCGGGTATC